From a single Pseudomonas sp. A34-9 genomic region:
- the clpB gene encoding ATP-dependent chaperone ClpB has protein sequence MRIDRLTSKLQLALSDAQSLAVGHDHPAIEPAHLMQAMLEQQGGSIKPLLMQVGFDVNSLRKELTKELDQLPKIQNPTGDVNMSQDLARLLNQADRLAQQKGDQFISSELVLLAAMDENSKLGKLLLGQGVSKKALENAINNLRGGEAVNDANHEESRQALDKYTVDLTKRAEDGKLDPVIGRDDEIRRTIQVLQRRTKNNPVLIGEPGVGKTAIAEGLAQRIINGEVPDGLKGKRLLSLDMGALIAGAKYRGEFEERLKSLLNELSKQEGQIILFIDELHTMVGAGKGEGSMDAGNMLKPALARGELHCVGATTLNEYRQYIEKDAALERRFQKVLVDEPSEEDTIAILRGLKERYEVHHKVAITDGAIIAAAKLSHRYITDRQLPDKAIDLIDEAASRIRMEIDSKPEVLDRLERRLIQLKVESQALKKESDEAAMKRLEKLQEEIVRLEREYSDLEEIWNSEKAEVQGSAQIQQKIEQSRQELEAARRKGDLNRMAELQYGVIPDLERSLQMVDQHGKSENQLLRSKVTEEEIAEVVSKWTGIPVSKMLEGERDKLMKMESLLHKRVIGQEEAVVAVANAVRRSRAGLSDPNRPSGSFMFLGPTGVGKTELCKALAEFLFDTEEAMVRIDMSEFMEKHSVARLIGAPPGYVGYEEGGYLTEAVRRKPYSVILLDEVEKAHPDVFNILLQVLEDGRLTDSHGRTVDFRNTVIVMTSNLGSVQIQELVGDREAQRAAVMDALTSHFRPEFINRVDEVVIFEPLARDQIAGITEIQLGRLRTRLAERELKLELSPEAMDKLIAVGYDPVYGARPLKRAIQRWIENPLAQLILSGHFMPGDTATGVVENDEIVFN, from the coding sequence ATGCGTATAGACCGTTTAACCAGCAAATTACAGTTGGCCTTGTCCGACGCCCAGTCGTTGGCCGTCGGCCACGATCATCCGGCCATCGAGCCGGCGCACTTGATGCAAGCCATGCTTGAACAGCAGGGTGGTTCGATCAAACCTTTGCTGATGCAGGTGGGCTTCGACGTCAACAGCTTGCGAAAAGAGCTGACCAAAGAGCTCGATCAATTACCGAAAATCCAGAACCCGACCGGCGACGTCAACATGTCGCAGGATCTGGCGCGCCTGCTCAACCAGGCCGATCGTCTGGCCCAGCAGAAGGGCGACCAGTTCATTTCCAGCGAACTGGTGCTGCTCGCTGCGATGGACGAGAACAGCAAGCTCGGCAAGTTGTTGCTCGGCCAGGGCGTGAGCAAGAAAGCCCTGGAAAACGCGATCAACAACCTGCGTGGCGGCGAAGCGGTGAATGACGCCAACCACGAAGAGTCGCGCCAGGCGCTGGATAAATACACCGTCGACCTGACCAAACGCGCCGAAGACGGCAAGCTTGACCCGGTGATCGGCCGTGACGACGAAATTCGTCGCACCATTCAGGTTCTGCAACGCCGCACCAAGAACAATCCGGTGCTGATCGGCGAACCTGGCGTGGGTAAAACCGCGATTGCCGAAGGTCTGGCGCAGCGCATCATCAATGGCGAAGTGCCGGACGGCCTCAAAGGCAAGCGTCTGCTCTCGCTGGACATGGGCGCGCTGATTGCCGGTGCCAAGTATCGCGGTGAGTTCGAAGAGCGCCTGAAATCGCTACTTAACGAGCTGTCGAAGCAGGAAGGGCAGATCATTCTGTTTATCGACGAGCTGCACACCATGGTCGGCGCCGGTAAAGGCGAAGGCTCGATGGATGCCGGCAACATGCTCAAGCCGGCGCTGGCTCGCGGCGAGTTGCACTGCGTTGGCGCGACCACGCTCAACGAGTATCGCCAATATATAGAGAAGGACGCCGCGCTTGAGCGACGCTTCCAGAAAGTCCTGGTGGATGAGCCGAGTGAGGAAGACACCATCGCCATCCTGCGGGGCCTCAAAGAGCGTTACGAGGTTCACCATAAAGTGGCGATCACCGACGGCGCGATCATCGCCGCGGCCAAGCTCAGCCATCGCTACATCACTGACCGGCAGTTGCCGGACAAGGCCATCGACCTGATCGACGAGGCCGCGAGCCGTATCCGCATGGAAATCGATTCCAAGCCGGAAGTGCTCGATCGTCTGGAGCGTCGCCTGATTCAGTTGAAGGTGGAGTCCCAGGCGCTGAAGAAAGAAAGCGACGAAGCGGCAATGAAACGTCTGGAAAAACTCCAGGAAGAAATTGTCCGTCTGGAGCGCGAGTACTCGGATCTGGAAGAAATCTGGAACTCGGAGAAAGCCGAGGTGCAGGGTTCTGCACAGATTCAGCAGAAGATCGAACAGTCGCGTCAGGAGCTGGAAGCGGCTCGTCGTAAAGGCGATCTGAACCGCATGGCCGAGTTGCAGTACGGGGTGATCCCGGATCTGGAACGCAGCCTGCAAATGGTCGATCAGCACGGCAAGAGCGAAAACCAGCTACTGCGCAGCAAGGTGACTGAAGAAGAGATCGCCGAAGTCGTCTCGAAGTGGACTGGCATTCCGGTGTCGAAAATGCTCGAAGGCGAGCGCGACAAGCTGATGAAGATGGAAAGCCTGTTGCACAAACGGGTCATCGGCCAGGAAGAGGCGGTGGTCGCCGTCGCCAACGCGGTACGGCGTTCGCGTGCCGGGCTGTCGGATCCGAATCGTCCGAGCGGCTCGTTCATGTTCCTCGGCCCGACCGGTGTCGGTAAAACCGAGCTGTGCAAGGCGCTGGCGGAATTCCTCTTTGATACCGAAGAGGCGATGGTGCGGATCGACATGTCCGAGTTCATGGAGAAACATTCCGTGGCTCGTCTGATCGGTGCGCCACCGGGATACGTCGGCTATGAAGAGGGCGGTTACCTGACCGAGGCTGTGCGTCGCAAGCCTTATTCGGTGATCTTGCTGGACGAGGTCGAGAAGGCGCACCCGGATGTGTTCAACATCTTGCTGCAAGTGCTTGAAGATGGTCGCCTGACCGACAGCCATGGCCGTACGGTGGACTTCCGCAATACCGTGATCGTCATGACCTCGAACCTCGGCTCTGTGCAGATCCAGGAACTGGTCGGTGATCGTGAGGCGCAGCGTGCTGCGGTGATGGATGCGCTGACGTCGCACTTCCGTCCGGAGTTCATCAACCGTGTCGACGAAGTGGTGATCTTCGAGCCACTGGCGCGGGATCAGATTGCGGGCATTACCGAAATCCAGTTGGGCCGTCTGCGTACGCGTCTGGCTGAGCGTGAGCTGAAGCTGGAACTGAGCCCGGAAGCGATGGATAAGCTGATCGCTGTCGGTTACGACCCGGTGTATGGCGCACGTCCTTTGAAACGGGCAATCCAGCGCTGGATCGAAAACCCGCTGGCGCAATTGATCCTTTCGGGTCACTTCATGCCAGGCGACACGGCAACCGGCGTGGTTGAGAACGACGAAATCGTTTTCAATTAA
- the pgeF gene encoding peptidoglycan editing factor PgeF — protein MNWLTPDWPAPASVKACVTTREGGVSVAPFDSLNLGDHVDDRPEAVAENRRRLTDHFSIQPAWLQQVHGIAVAHADPGIVATADASWTATPGIACAAMTADCLPALFCDRAGTRVAAAHAGWRGLAAGVLEATLDSLDVPAEDVLVWLGPAIGPKAFEVGPEVREVFINQLSAAADAFVPSSNAGKFMADIYKLARLRLAVRGVTAVYGGGFCTVTDPRFFSYRRAPRTGRFASLIWLEAPSLTNTIPF, from the coding sequence ATGAACTGGCTGACGCCGGACTGGCCCGCGCCGGCCAGCGTCAAAGCCTGCGTCACCACCCGCGAGGGCGGTGTCAGCGTGGCGCCGTTCGACAGCCTCAATCTGGGCGATCATGTCGATGATCGGCCTGAGGCGGTTGCCGAGAACCGACGGCGGCTGACCGATCACTTCTCTATACAGCCTGCCTGGTTGCAGCAAGTGCACGGGATTGCCGTGGCGCATGCCGATCCGGGCATTGTTGCGACCGCAGATGCCAGTTGGACGGCAACGCCCGGTATCGCCTGTGCGGCGATGACGGCGGATTGCTTGCCGGCATTGTTCTGCGATCGTGCGGGTACTCGCGTTGCCGCTGCGCACGCCGGTTGGCGTGGTCTGGCGGCAGGTGTGCTGGAAGCGACGCTCGACAGCCTCGATGTCCCGGCAGAAGACGTGCTGGTCTGGCTGGGGCCCGCCATCGGCCCGAAAGCCTTTGAAGTCGGCCCGGAAGTGCGGGAAGTCTTCATCAATCAGTTGTCTGCAGCAGCCGATGCCTTTGTACCGAGCAGCAATGCCGGCAAGTTCATGGCTGACATCTATAAGCTGGCGCGCCTGCGTCTGGCGGTTCGAGGTGTCACTGCTGTTTATGGTGGCGGTTTCTGCACCGTGACCGACCCACGCTTCTTCTCTTATCGCCGTGCCCCGCGCACGGGTCGCTTCGCCTCCCTTATCTGGCTTGAGGCGCCCAGCCTCACAAATACGATTCCTTTTTGA
- the rluD gene encoding 23S rRNA pseudouridine(1911/1915/1917) synthase RluD — MSDKIELRAEVPSELGGQRLDQVAAQLFAEHSRSRLSAWIKEGRLTVDGAVIRPRDIVHGGAILELTAEQEAQGEWIAQDIELDIVYEDDDILVINKPAGLVVHPAAGHADGTLLNALLHHVPDIINVPRAGIVHRLDKDTTGLMVVAKTIQAQTKLVTQLQSRSVSRIYECIVIGVVTAGGKINAPIGRHGQQRQRMAVMEGGKPAVSHYRVLERFRSHTHVRVKLETGRTHQIRVHMSHINFPLVGDPAYGGRFRIPPAANPTMVESLKHFPRQALHARFLELDHPTTGVRMSWESPLPEDFVWLLTLLKQDREAFIG, encoded by the coding sequence ATGTCCGATAAAATTGAACTTCGCGCAGAGGTGCCGTCCGAATTGGGCGGCCAACGCCTCGATCAAGTCGCTGCCCAACTCTTCGCTGAGCACTCTCGCTCGCGCCTTTCCGCCTGGATCAAAGAAGGTCGCCTGACTGTGGACGGGGCGGTCATCCGTCCTCGCGACATCGTGCACGGTGGTGCCATACTTGAGTTGACTGCCGAGCAGGAAGCCCAGGGTGAATGGATCGCCCAGGACATCGAGCTCGACATCGTCTATGAAGACGACGACATTCTGGTGATCAACAAGCCTGCGGGCCTGGTGGTACACCCGGCTGCCGGTCACGCCGATGGCACCTTGCTCAACGCCTTGCTGCACCACGTGCCGGACATCATCAATGTCCCGCGCGCCGGTATCGTGCATCGTCTGGACAAGGACACCACCGGTCTGATGGTGGTGGCCAAGACCATTCAGGCGCAGACCAAGCTGGTGACTCAACTGCAGAGCCGCAGCGTCAGCCGCATCTATGAGTGCATCGTGATCGGTGTCGTGACCGCCGGTGGCAAGATCAACGCCCCGATCGGTCGTCACGGCCAGCAGCGCCAGCGCATGGCGGTGATGGAAGGTGGCAAGCCTGCCGTCAGCCACTACCGTGTGCTGGAGCGCTTCCGTTCCCACACCCACGTACGGGTGAAACTGGAAACCGGTCGTACTCACCAGATTCGCGTACACATGTCGCACATCAACTTCCCGTTGGTCGGCGATCCGGCGTACGGCGGTCGTTTCCGCATTCCGCCGGCGGCAAACCCGACGATGGTTGAGTCCCTCAAGCATTTCCCGCGTCAGGCCCTGCACGCGCGTTTCCTTGAGCTGGATCATCCGACGACCGGTGTGCGCATGAGCTGGGAATCGCCGCTGCCAGAAGATTTCGTCTGGCTGCTGACCCTGCTCAAGCAGGATCGCGAGGCCTTCATCGGATGA
- a CDS encoding outer membrane protein assembly factor BamD → MQVKHLLLIAILALTAACSSKEVVDENLSEAELYQQAQTDLDNNSYTSATAKLKALESRYPFGRYADQAQLELIYANYKNAEPEAAKSAAERFIRLHPQHPNVDYAYYLKGLTSFDQDVGLLARFLPLDMTKRDPGAARDSYNEFAQLTSRYPNSRYAPDAKQRMIYLRNLLAAYEIHVADYYLTRQAYVAAANRGRYVVENFQETPSVGDGLAVMTEAYQRLHLDELAATSLETLKLNYPNHPSLQDGQFVPRVAEADNRSFLSKATLGLIESRPPLPPGETRANQDVQKQFQDAKDAIPNELKPKDENGDVIEEPEPESSNTDRSWFSYMTFGVFD, encoded by the coding sequence ATGCAAGTGAAACACCTGCTGCTGATCGCCATCCTCGCATTGACCGCTGCTTGCTCATCGAAGGAAGTCGTAGACGAAAACCTCAGCGAAGCCGAGCTGTATCAGCAGGCTCAGACTGACCTGGACAACAACAGCTACACCAGCGCCACAGCCAAGCTGAAGGCTCTGGAGTCGCGTTATCCGTTCGGTCGCTACGCCGATCAGGCACAGCTGGAGCTGATCTACGCCAACTATAAGAACGCCGAGCCGGAAGCTGCAAAATCCGCCGCCGAGCGTTTCATTCGTTTGCATCCGCAGCACCCGAACGTGGATTACGCCTACTACCTGAAAGGTCTGACTTCTTTCGACCAGGACGTCGGCCTGCTGGCGCGCTTCCTGCCGCTGGACATGACCAAGCGTGACCCGGGCGCCGCCCGCGACTCGTACAACGAGTTCGCCCAGCTGACCAGCCGCTACCCCAACAGCCGCTACGCGCCGGACGCCAAGCAGCGCATGATCTACCTGCGCAACCTGCTGGCCGCCTACGAAATCCACGTGGCCGACTACTACCTGACCCGTCAGGCGTATGTAGCCGCTGCCAACCGTGGCCGTTACGTAGTGGAAAACTTTCAGGAAACCCCATCGGTCGGCGACGGCCTGGCGGTGATGACTGAAGCCTATCAGCGTCTGCACCTGGACGAACTGGCGGCCACCAGCCTGGAAACCCTGAAGCTCAACTACCCGAACCACCCGAGCCTGCAGGACGGTCAGTTCGTGCCACGGGTTGCCGAAGCCGACAACCGTTCGTTCCTGAGCAAGGCGACGCTGGGTCTGATCGAGTCGCGTCCACCGCTGCCGCCGGGCGAAACCCGCGCCAACCAGGACGTGCAGAAGCAGTTCCAGGACGCGAAAGACGCGATCCCGAACGAGCTCAAGCCTAAAGACGAAAACGGCGACGTGATCGAAGAGCCGGAACCAGAATCGAGCAACACCGACCGCTCGTGGTTCAGCTACATGACTTTC